The following proteins are co-located in the Thermoplasmata archaeon genome:
- a CDS encoding zinc ribbon domain-containing protein has protein sequence MNTEYLIILIVAILIAVPIISYEAIMIIRKIKKRELSEDTNIEDRAYNLLKSTESLNNIMKERGYDVASIESILDEARSEYSNKSYSKVIGLCSEARRLISRLNAENVEHAKSQQVSPQVEEEIKKVAEIKVEQKEVLSPTYELKKKFPENYLSAKFSINMVESKIGNVEDQNTKNAALQMLEIAKKDFMDQNYTEALKYSVKADKILENEKAPAAIDDAEILRCPECGSIINENDKFCWNCGAKIVFQYLCPVCQKEVKPDDKFCRNCGAKLSQ, from the coding sequence ATGAATACAGAATATCTGATAATATTGATAGTTGCGATATTAATTGCGGTCCCCATAATATCTTATGAAGCAATAATGATTATTAGGAAGATTAAGAAAAGAGAGCTTTCAGAAGATACAAATATTGAAGATAGAGCTTACAATTTACTAAAATCGACTGAAAGCCTCAATAATATCATGAAAGAACGGGGCTATGATGTAGCTTCAATTGAGAGTATACTTGACGAAGCCAGATCTGAATATTCGAATAAGAGTTACTCTAAGGTTATAGGATTATGCAGTGAAGCTCGCAGGCTCATAAGCAGATTAAATGCTGAAAATGTAGAACATGCTAAAAGCCAGCAGGTAAGTCCACAGGTAGAGGAAGAAATAAAAAAAGTGGCAGAAATCAAAGTGGAGCAGAAAGAAGTTCTTTCTCCAACATATGAGCTTAAAAAGAAATTTCCAGAAAACTATCTGTCTGCAAAATTTTCTATAAATATGGTCGAAAGCAAAATTGGCAATGTTGAAGATCAAAATACTAAAAATGCAGCATTGCAAATGCTGGAAATTGCCAAAAAAGATTTTATGGATCAGAACTATACAGAAGCACTAAAATATTCAGTTAAAGCAGACAAAATTTTAGAAAATGAAAAAGCACCTGCGGCAATAGACGATGCAGAGATATTAAGGTGCCCAGAATGTGGAAGCATCATAAACGAAAACGATAAATTTTGCTGGAACTGTGGCGCTAAGATTGTGTTTCAATATCTTTGTCCTGTATGTCAGAAAGAGGTAAAGCCTGATGATAAATTCTGCAGGAATTGTGGAGCAAAGCTGAGCCAATGA
- a CDS encoding PRC-barrel domain-containing protein, whose protein sequence is MMTEVTELVGLEIYTDKGYLLGTIEDVSMDVDIQSVAGLYVSKTNPLLVEDGVPVLVPYRWVKSVGDVILLKKFPSYVPLTSSEKA, encoded by the coding sequence ATGATGACTGAAGTTACTGAACTTGTGGGATTGGAAATTTATACAGATAAAGGATATTTACTGGGAACTATTGAAGATGTATCTATGGACGTGGATATTCAGAGTGTCGCAGGATTATATGTGAGCAAGACAAATCCATTACTGGTAGAAGATGGAGTGCCAGTTCTTGTACCTTATAGATGGGTAAAATCGGTAGGAGACGTAATATTGTTAAAAAAGTTTCCTTCTTATGTACCATTAACCTCTTCTGAAAAAGCATAA
- a CDS encoding inositol monophosphatase family protein produces MIKDLINIANEARSATLEFLEKNYEHSGDIVKMGADGTPTSRIDLVAEQEVFKYVQEKNLPINILSEEYGYLDRGYAETLVVDPVDGTYNAEHNIPYFSISMAIAKNDLISATEAVVMNIVTGKSYWAEKGKGAYFEKRKLSVKKNNGELLFVANIGNQVSEEIYNIIKYGRRVRAMGCSSLEMIMVAEGTADMFIYDNYPYQILRIIDIAASSLIVRESGGEVFDGMGNIMNMNFDLKERKNAIAVSNTTFIDKFEIFKNRAR; encoded by the coding sequence ATGATTAAAGATCTCATAAACATTGCTAATGAAGCACGCAGTGCAACTCTGGAGTTTTTAGAAAAAAACTATGAGCATTCTGGGGATATTGTAAAAATGGGTGCAGACGGAACGCCAACTTCCAGAATAGACCTTGTGGCAGAACAGGAAGTATTTAAGTATGTTCAAGAAAAAAATTTGCCTATTAATATATTAAGTGAAGAGTATGGATATCTAGATAGAGGGTATGCTGAGACACTGGTCGTAGATCCTGTGGATGGAACCTACAATGCTGAACATAATATTCCTTATTTTTCTATATCTATGGCAATAGCCAAAAATGATCTCATATCTGCGACAGAAGCAGTAGTAATGAATATAGTTACTGGAAAATCATACTGGGCAGAAAAGGGAAAAGGTGCTTATTTTGAAAAAAGAAAACTTAGTGTTAAGAAAAACAACGGAGAACTGTTATTTGTTGCAAACATAGGAAATCAGGTATCTGAAGAGATATACAACATAATAAAATATGGCAGAAGAGTAAGAGCCATGGGTTGTTCCTCGCTTGAGATGATAATGGTAGCAGAAGGGACTGCAGATATGTTTATATATGATAACTATCCTTATCAGATTCTGAGAATAATAGATATTGCCGCAAGCTCATTGATAGTGAGAGAATCTGGTGGAGAAGTATTTGATGGAATGGGTAATATAATGAACATGAACTTTGACCTGAAAGAGCGAAAAAATGCCATAGCGGTTTCAAACACAACATTTATAGATAAATTTGAGATATTTAAAAACAGGGCCAGGTGA
- a CDS encoding glutamate--tRNA ligase — MNNDIILKLALLNAIEHNGKASFNALLGHIIASEPAIKKEMREWAPIITEIIEKVNALSISEQRDKLEAIAPELLIKKKIVEHRTLENLPNVTGPVRMRLAPSPSGPLHIGHSRMAILNDEYVKRYGGKLTLRLEDTNPHNIEKEAYQMIQDDLTWLQVKYDEVVIQSARFDKYYEFARKLLEMNKAYITLCKEKEWRALKISKKACPDRDLEPELQLERWDKMLAGDYENGEAVFVVKTDLEHPNPAIRDWAALRIIKHANHPLLKNRYIVYPLMNFSVAVDDYLLNLTHVLRGKDHLNNTYRQLYIFRYFDWPVPEYIHYGKVRIKDTFLKTSLIKKGIKEKQFRGWDDPRLGTLKAIATRGIDPNSIRRYWIDVGIKDVDIEFSWENLYAYDRDIIEKDARRLFYVWNPVQITVKHEGVLRSIAPYHPSRKELGNREYSFADDFKLYLTSDDWNAIEPGKIFRLKDLCNVTKLDANHAEYSGNDLSIIRKSAKIVHWVPENSEKCKVYMPDGTVLDGLLEPLASTCINSVVQFERFGFVNLKKERKYSAYFAHR; from the coding sequence ATGAATAATGACATAATATTAAAATTAGCGTTGTTAAATGCTATTGAGCACAATGGAAAGGCTAGTTTTAATGCACTTTTAGGACACATCATAGCCTCAGAGCCAGCTATAAAAAAAGAGATGCGAGAGTGGGCTCCAATAATAACCGAGATAATAGAGAAAGTAAATGCGCTTTCTATTTCTGAGCAAAGAGATAAGTTAGAGGCAATTGCGCCAGAATTATTGATAAAAAAGAAAATTGTTGAGCATAGAACACTTGAAAATTTGCCAAATGTCACAGGACCGGTCAGAATGAGATTGGCACCATCACCTTCTGGGCCTCTTCACATTGGGCATTCGAGAATGGCAATCTTAAATGATGAATATGTAAAGAGATATGGTGGAAAATTAACTTTGAGATTAGAAGATACAAATCCACATAATATAGAAAAAGAAGCTTACCAGATGATTCAGGATGATCTAACCTGGTTGCAGGTAAAATATGATGAAGTGGTTATACAGTCTGCGAGATTTGATAAATATTATGAGTTTGCCAGAAAATTGTTAGAGATGAACAAAGCATACATTACGCTTTGCAAAGAGAAAGAGTGGCGCGCACTAAAGATTTCAAAAAAAGCATGCCCAGATCGAGATTTAGAGCCAGAACTGCAATTAGAGCGCTGGGACAAAATGCTAGCGGGAGACTATGAAAATGGTGAGGCGGTATTTGTAGTTAAAACAGATCTTGAACATCCCAACCCTGCTATAAGAGACTGGGCAGCGTTAAGGATTATCAAGCATGCAAATCACCCACTGCTGAAAAACAGGTATATTGTATACCCTCTCATGAACTTTTCAGTTGCGGTAGATGACTATCTTTTGAATCTCACGCATGTGTTGAGGGGCAAAGATCATTTAAATAACACTTACAGGCAATTGTATATATTTCGATATTTTGATTGGCCGGTACCAGAGTATATACATTACGGCAAAGTAAGAATTAAAGACACTTTCTTAAAAACTTCGCTTATAAAAAAAGGAATAAAAGAAAAGCAGTTTCGAGGCTGGGACGATCCGAGGTTAGGCACTTTAAAAGCTATTGCAACCCGAGGCATAGATCCAAATTCAATACGCAGGTACTGGATCGATGTGGGCATTAAAGATGTAGATATTGAATTTTCATGGGAAAACCTTTACGCATATGATCGGGATATTATTGAAAAAGATGCGAGAAGATTATTTTATGTATGGAACCCTGTGCAGATCACTGTCAAACACGAAGGAGTTCTGAGATCTATAGCGCCATATCACCCAAGCAGAAAAGAGCTTGGAAACAGAGAGTACAGCTTTGCTGACGATTTTAAACTGTATTTAACGAGCGATGACTGGAACGCTATTGAGCCTGGCAAAATTTTCAGGCTCAAGGATTTATGCAATGTTACAAAGCTTGATGCCAACCATGCAGAATATTCGGGCAATGATCTATCTATTATCAGAAAAAGTGCAAAAATTGTGCACTGGGTTCCTGAAAACTCAGAAAAATGCAAAGTTTACATGCCTGACGGCACAGTTCTTGATGGATTATTAGAACCTTTAGCAAGCACCTGCATTAACTCAGTAGTGCAGTTTGAAAGGTTTGGATTTGTAAATCTAAAAAAAGAGAGAAAGTATAGTGCTTATTTTGCACATAGATAG
- a CDS encoding 2-phosphosulfolactate phosphatase — MIEIIDGNKLNSRFHDIAVLIDVFRATSSILVMLKKGVSYIVPAATVEEAYALSQKYKNAILAGEKDGIKVPEFEFGNSPVEYNAHDLKDKIIIFVSTNGTRVLQNIRAEKVYFASFLNAYAVSQKLKNESDVALIAANRKDLYSVEDFKCAEYIVSLINKDNVDYDQIKNDILSSESADRLRELDAEEDMLFCLKNNIIDFVPIYKGGVIYKNE; from the coding sequence ATGATCGAGATCATTGACGGAAATAAACTAAATTCCAGATTTCATGATATCGCAGTATTAATAGATGTTTTTAGAGCTACCTCAAGTATACTAGTCATGTTAAAAAAAGGAGTCTCTTACATAGTTCCTGCAGCAACTGTGGAAGAGGCATATGCGCTTTCCCAAAAATATAAAAATGCAATTTTAGCAGGGGAGAAAGATGGTATTAAGGTGCCTGAGTTTGAGTTTGGAAATTCGCCAGTAGAGTATAATGCTCATGACCTTAAAGATAAGATTATAATATTTGTATCTACCAATGGCACAAGAGTACTGCAAAATATCAGGGCTGAAAAAGTGTATTTTGCCTCTTTTTTAAATGCCTATGCTGTTTCTCAAAAACTTAAAAATGAAAGTGATGTTGCGTTAATTGCTGCAAATAGAAAAGATCTCTATTCTGTTGAAGACTTTAAGTGTGCAGAATATATTGTATCTTTAATCAATAAAGATAATGTAGACTATGACCAGATCAAAAATGATATTCTGAGCTCTGAAAGTGCAGATCGGCTAAGAGAACTTGATGCGGAAGAGGACATGCTGTTTTGTTTGAAAAACAACATCATTGATTTTGTGCCTATATATAAAGGAGGGGTGATATATAAAAATGAGTGA
- a CDS encoding Mov34/MPN/PAD-1 family protein — protein sequence MFKIKKDVMRLICEASKDTYPNEFAAFLRMKYDIVYEIVMLPGTISSSRSAMYQLHMKPIDFTIVGTVHSHPSGVTLPSEADLNLFSKTGKLHIIVGYPYDITNFSAYDRNGNRIEVELI from the coding sequence ATGTTTAAAATAAAAAAAGATGTGATGAGGCTGATATGCGAGGCTTCAAAAGACACATATCCAAATGAGTTTGCGGCATTTTTGAGAATGAAATACGATATTGTATATGAAATTGTTATGTTGCCGGGTACTATATCAAGCTCTAGAAGCGCTATGTATCAGCTGCATATGAAACCTATCGATTTCACGATTGTAGGTACTGTACATTCGCATCCGTCCGGTGTGACACTTCCTTCTGAAGCAGATTTAAACCTGTTTTCCAAAACTGGAAAGTTGCATATAATTGTAGGTTATCCATATGATATCACAAATTTCAGTGCCTATGACAGAAATGGAAACAGAATAGAGGTTGAGCTGATATGA
- a CDS encoding NAD(+)/NADH kinase gives MKFVIVGKPEFEKSVEVVKEVYDYLKSRADVTLELHTAKKLKLDGIPLEKIDTDIIITVGGDGTVLRTLQNAKGKIFSINVGKVGFLTETIPVDLERCMDRLLSGNYTIDSRTKIKVMLNDKRLLDCTNEVVLHTVDIAKIRSYAIYVNDELAEDLRADGIIIATPTGSTSYALSAGGPIVDPRLDAFEITHIAPFKLGARSHIVPSNAVIDVHLLDMNKNSLLVLDGQQQIVVSDKDKIRLTVSENRAEFIRFSRDYFRKFREKMI, from the coding sequence ATGAAATTTGTAATAGTAGGCAAACCAGAGTTCGAAAAAAGTGTAGAGGTGGTAAAAGAAGTATATGATTATTTAAAGAGTCGGGCAGATGTTACACTAGAATTACATACTGCAAAAAAATTAAAATTGGATGGAATTCCTCTAGAAAAGATAGATACAGATATAATCATCACTGTAGGGGGTGATGGTACCGTACTAAGAACTCTGCAAAATGCGAAGGGTAAAATTTTTTCGATCAATGTTGGAAAAGTTGGATTTTTGACTGAAACCATACCTGTAGATCTAGAACGATGCATGGATCGCTTGCTATCTGGAAATTATACGATTGATTCAAGAACTAAGATAAAAGTAATGCTAAATGACAAAAGGCTATTAGATTGCACTAATGAGGTAGTATTACATACAGTGGACATAGCCAAGATAAGATCTTATGCAATTTACGTAAATGATGAGCTTGCAGAAGATTTGAGAGCAGATGGAATTATCATAGCTACTCCTACAGGGTCTACATCATATGCATTAAGTGCTGGAGGCCCTATTGTAGACCCGCGGCTGGACGCGTTTGAAATAACACATATTGCCCCATTTAAGCTGGGTGCGAGATCGCATATTGTGCCCAGCAACGCGGTTATTGATGTACATTTGCTGGACATGAACAAAAATAGTCTGCTTGTATTGGATGGCCAGCAACAGATTGTTGTGTCTGATAAAGATAAGATCCGGTTAACTGTATCTGAAAACCGAGCAGAATTCATAAGGTTTTCCAGGGATTATTTTAGAAAATTTAGAGAGAAAATGATCTGA
- a CDS encoding DUF131 domain-containing protein, producing the protein MKIVSRYLGLLLLVLGIVILFIAIASGAVNFGIFLIFPVLWGTGALAALSFILIFLGIIILFISVPYESMEFDNSKNRVKSKFGGFVLVGPFPIVFGSDKKIVYISIVLLILFIILLELYLFFRF; encoded by the coding sequence ATGAAAATAGTATCTAGATATCTTGGATTGTTGTTACTGGTTTTAGGTATAGTGATTCTTTTTATTGCAATAGCATCAGGCGCAGTTAACTTTGGTATCTTTTTGATCTTTCCTGTGCTGTGGGGCACCGGGGCGCTGGCGGCACTGAGCTTTATACTTATTTTTCTCGGAATTATTATTTTATTTATTTCAGTTCCTTATGAAAGCATGGAATTTGATAATAGTAAAAACAGGGTAAAGTCTAAATTTGGAGGGTTTGTATTGGTTGGGCCATTTCCCATTGTATTTGGCTCAGATAAGAAAATAGTGTATATTTCCATTGTGCTGTTGATCTTATTTATTATCTTATTAGAACTCTATCTTTTTTTTAGATTTTAA